Proteins from one Phocoena sinus isolate mPhoSin1 chromosome 8, mPhoSin1.pri, whole genome shotgun sequence genomic window:
- the SPTBN2 gene encoding spectrin beta chain, non-erythrocytic 2 isoform X2, whose amino-acid sequence MNGHGVSRAHGHGLNGAGEFYYEAVEEVQNPGGLPLSPAAFISPAQYASMLEGRFKQLQDEREAVQKKTFTKWVNSHLARVTCRVGDLYSDLRDGRNLLRLLEVLSGETLPKPTKGRMRIHCLENVDKALQFLKEQKVHLENVGSHDIVDGNHRLTLGLVWTIILRFQIQDISVETEDNKEKKSAKDALLLWCQMKTAGYPNVNVNNFTTSWRDGLAFNAIVHKHRPDLLDFESLKKCNAHYNLQNAFNLAEKELGLTKLLDPEDVNVDQPDEKSIITYVATYYHYFSKMKALAVEGKRIGKVLDHAMEAERLVEKYESLASELLQWIEQTIVTLNDRQLANSLSGVQNQLQSFNSYRTVEKPPKFTEKGNLEVLLFTIQSKLRANNQKVYTPREGRLISDINKAWERLEKAEHERELALRTELIRQEKLEQLAARFDRKAAMRETWLSENQRLVSQDNFGLELAAVEAAVRKHEAIETDIVAYSGRVQAVGAVAAELAAEHYHDIKRIAARQNNVARLWDFLRQMVAARRERLLLNLELQKVFQDLLYLMDWMEEMKGRLQSQDLGKHLAGVEDLLQLHELVEADIAVQAERVRAVSASALRFCDPGKEYKPCDPQLVLERVAALEQNYESLCKLAAARRARLEESRRLWRFLWEVGEAEAWVREQQHLLASAETGRDLTGVLRLLNKHTALRGEMSGRLGPLKLTLEQGQQLVAEGHPGAGQAAARTAELQAQWEKLEALAEERAQRLAQAASLYQFQADANDMEAWLVDALRLVSSPELGHDEFSTQALARQHRALEEEIRGHRPTLDTLREQAAALPPVLSRTPEVQGRLPTLERHYEELLTRAGERARALEAALALYTMLSEAGACGLWVEEKEQWLNGLALPERLEDLEVVQQRFETLEPEMNALAARITAVNDIAEQLLKANPPGKDSIVNTQKQLNHRWQQFRSLADGKKAALTSALSIQNYHLECTETQAWMREKTKVIESTQGLGNDLAGVLALQRKLAGTERDLEAIAARVGELTREANALAAGHPAQAPAISARLGEVQAGWEDLRATMRRREESLGEARRLQDFLRSLDDFQAWLGRTQTSVASEEGPATLPEAEALLAQHAALRGEVERARSEYSQLRAVGEEVTRDQADPQCLFLRQRLEALGTGWEELGRMWESRQGRLAQAHGFQGFLRDARQAEGVLSSQEYVLSHTEMPGTLQAADAAIKKLEDFMSTMDANGERIRGLLEAGRQLVSEGNIHAEKIQEKADSIERRHRKNQEAVQQLLGRLRDNRERQRFLQDCHELKLWIDEKMLTAQDVSYDEARNLHTKWQKHQAFMAELAANKDWLDKVDKEGRELTLEKPELKALVWEKLDDLHRRWDELETTTQAKARSLFDANRAELFAQSCSALESWLESLQAQLHSDDYGKDLTSVNILLKKQQMLEREMAVREKEVEAIQAQAKALAQEDQGAGEVERTSRAVKEKFRALCQPMKERCRRLQASREQHQFHRDVEDEILWVTERLPVASSMEHGRDLPSVQLLMKKNQTLQKEIQGHEPRIADLTERQRTLGAAAAGPELAELQEMWKRLGHELELRGKRLEEALRAQQFYRDAAEAEAWMGEQELHMMGQEKAKDELSAQAEVKKHQVLEQALADYAQTIHQLAASSQDMIDHEHPESTRISIRQAQVDKLYASLKELAGERRERLHEHLRLCQLRRELDDLEQWIQEREVVAASHELGQDYEHVTMLRDKFREFSRDTSTIGQERVDSANALANGLIAGGHAARATVAEWKDGLNEAWADLLELLDTRGQVLAAAHELQRFLHGARQALARVQHKQQQLPDGTGRDLNAAEALQRRHCAFEHDIQALSAQAQQVQDDGHRLQKAYAGDKAEEIGRHMQAVAEAWAQLQGSSAARRQLLLDTTDKFRFFKAVRELMLWMDGVNLQMDAQERPRDVSSADLVIKNHQGIKAEIEARADRFSSCIDMGQGLLARSHYAAEEISEKLSQLQARRQETADKWQEKMDWLQLVLEVLVFGRDAGMAEAWLCSQEPLVRSAELGCTVDEVESLIKRHEAFQKSAVAWEERFSALEKLTALEEQEKERKRKREEEERRKQPPAPEPTASVPEGALLDSQTAPDATWDRAQPRLPASSQPASVNGVCTDAEAPQGSGAGDEANGPRGEKPTRTRGPTPPIMPQSRSSESARVATLPTRGPELSAQEQMEGLLCRKQEMEAFGKKAANRSWQNVYCVLRRGSLGFYKDAKAASAGVPYHGEVPVSLARAQGSVAFDYRKRKHVFKLGLQDGKEYLFQAKDEAEMSSWLRVVNAAIATVSSASGEPEEPAVPTATRGMTRAMTMPPVSPVGAEGPVVLRSKDGREREREKRFSFFKKNK is encoded by the exons ATGAACGGGCACGGAGTGAGCAGGGCGCACGGGCACGGCCTGAACGGGGCCGGCGAGTTTTACTACGAGGCTGTGGAAGAGGTTCAGAACCCCGGGGGCCTCCCGCTCTCGCCGGCTGCCTTCATCAGCCCGGCTCAATACGCCAGCATGCTGGAGGGACGCTTCAAGCAGCTTCAAG ATGAGCGAGAAGCTGTGCAGAAGAAAACCTTCACCAAGTGGGTCAACTCTCACCTGGCCCGGGTGACATGCCGGGTGGGAGACCTGTACAGCGACCTCCGGGATGGACGTAACCTCCTGAGGCTCCTCGAGGTGCTCTCGGGAGAGACACTG CCAAAGCCCACAAAGGGCCGCATGCGGATCCACTGCCTGGAGAATGTGGACAAGGCGCTGCAGTTCCTGAAGGAGCAAAAAGTGCACCTGGAAAATGTGGGCTCGCATGACATTGTGGACGGGAACCACCGCCTGACCCTCGGGCTGGTGTGGACCATCATCCTTCGATTCCAG aTCCAAGACATAAGTGTGGAAACAGAAGACAATAAGGAGAAGAAGTCAGCCAAGGATGCCCTGCTGCTGTGGTGCCAGATGAAGACCGCGGG GTACCCCAACGTCAATGTGAACAACTTCACCACCAGCTGGAGAGATGGGCTGGCCTTCAACGCCATTGTACATAAACACCG GCCAGACCTGCTGGATTTTGAGTCCCTGAAGAAGTGTAATGCACATTACAATCTGCAGAACGCTTTCAATCTGGCTGAGAAGGAGCTGGGACTTACGAAGCTGCTGGATCCTGAAG ATGTGAATGTTGACCAACCAGATGAGAAATCAATTATTACCTACGTGGCTACTTACTACCACTATTTCTCCAAGATGAAGGCCCTGGCCGTGGAAGGCAAAAGAATTGGCAAG GTGCTGGACCACGCCATGGAGGCCGAGCGCCTGGTGGAGAAGTATGAGTCCCTGGCCTCAGAGCTGCTACAGTGGATTGAGCAAACGATCGTGACCCTCAATGACCGGCAGCTGGCCAACTCCCTGAGTGGTGTCCAGAACCAGCTCCAGTCCTTCAATTCCTACCGCACTGTGGAGAAGCCACCCAA GTTCACTGAGAAAGGGAACTTGGAAGTGCTGCTCTTCACCATCCAGAGCAAGCTGCGGGCCAACAACCAGAAGGTCTACACGCCCCGCGAGGGCCGGCTCATCTCTGACATCAACAAG GCCTGGGAGCGGCTGGAGAAAGCTGAGCATGAGCGTGAGCTGGCCCTGCGCACGGAGCTGATCCGCCAGGAGAAGCTGGAGCAGCTGGCCGCCCGCTTCGACCGCAAGGCCGCCATGCGGGAGACCTGGCTCAGCGAGAACCAGCGCCTTGTGTCCCAG GACAACTTTGGGCTGGAGCTGGCCGCCGTGGAGGCAGCAGTGCGGAAGCACGAAGCCATCGAGACGGACATCGTGGCCTACAGCGGCCGGGTGCAGGCGGTGGGCGCCGTGGCCGCCGAGCTGGCCGCTGAGCACTACCACGACATCAAGCGCATCGCCGCGCGGCAGAACAACGTGGCACGGCTCTGGGACTTCTTGCGGCAGATGGTGGCCGCCCGGCGGGAGCGGCTCCTCCTCAACCTGGAGCTGCAGAAGGTGTTCCAGGACCTGCTCTACCTCATGGACTGGATGGAAGAGATGAAG GGCCGGCTGCAGTCCCAGGACCTGGGCAAGCATCTGGCTGGAGTGGAGGACCTGCTGCAGCTGCACGAGCTGGTGGAAGCCGACATTGCGGTACAGGCTGAGAGGGTGCGGGCCGTCAGCGCCTCTGCACTGCGCTTCTGCGACCCAGGAAAAG AGTACAAACCGTGCGACCCCCAGCTGGTGTTGGAGCGGGTGGCCGCCCTGGAGCAGAACTATGAGTCGCTGTGCAAGTTGGCAGCGGCTCGGCGGGCCCGGCTGGAGGAGTCCCGGCGACTCTGGCGCTTCCTCTGGGAGGTGGGCGAGGCAGAGGCCTGGGTGCGGGAGCAGCAGCACCTGCTGGCCTCAGCAGAAACCGGCCGGGACCTGACCGGCGTCCTCCGCCTGCTCAACAAGCACACAGCCCTGCGAGGCGAGATGAGCGGCCGGCTGGGGCCCCTGAAGCTCACCCTGGAGCAAGGCCAGCAGTTAGTGGCCGAGGGCCACCCCGGGGCAGGCCAGGCCGCCGCCCGTACCGCCGAGCTCCAGGCGCAGTGGGAGAAGCTGGAGGCCCTGGCGGAGGAGCGCGCCCAGCGGCTCGCCCAGGCCGCCAGCCTCTACCAGTTCCAGGCGGACGCAAACGACATGGAGGCCTGGCTGGTGGACGCGCTGCGCCTGGTGTCCAGCCCCGAGCTGGGACATGACGAGTTCTCCACGCAGGCCCTGGCCCGGCAGCATCGGGCCCTGGAGGAAGAGATCCGAGGCCACCGGCCCACCCTGGACACCCTGAGGGAGCAGGCCGCGGCCCTGCCTCCCGTGCTGAGCCGCACGCCTGAGGTGCAGGGCCGGCTGCCCACCCTGGAGAGGCACTACGAGGAGCTGCTGACCCGCGCGGGCGAGCGCGCACGTGCCCTGGAGGCGGCCCTGGCGCTCTACACCATGCTCAGCGAGGCGGGGGCCTGCGGGCTCTGGGTGGAGGAGAAGGAGCAGTGGCTAAACGGGCTCGCCCTGCCTGAGCGCCTGGAGGACCTGGAGGTCGTGCAGCAAAG GTTCGAGACCCTGGAGCCTGAAATGAACGCCCTTGCAGCGCGAATTACTGCTGTGAATGACATCGCAGAGCAGTTGCTGAAGGCCAACCCCCCGGGGAAGGACAGCATTGTCAACACCCAGAAGCAGCTCAACCACAG GTGGCAGCAGTTTCGGTCCCTGGCGGACGGCAAGAAGGCAGCTCTGACGTCAGCCCTGAGCATCCAGAACTACCACTTAGAGTGCACAGAGACCCAGGCCTGGATGAGAGAAAAGACCAAGGTCATCGAGTCCACCCAGGGCCTGGGCAATGACCTGGCCGGGGTGCTGGCGCTGCAGCGTAAGCTGGCCGGCACCGAGAGGGACCTGGAGGCCATCGCTGCCCGGGTGGGCGAACTGACCCGAGAGGCAAATGCCCTGGCTGCTGGCCACCCCGCCCAAGCCCCTGCCATCAGCGCCCGGCTTGGAGAGGTGCAAGCCGGCTGGGAGGACCTCAGGGCCACCATGCGGCGACGAGAGGAGTCGCTGGGCGAGGCGCGGCGGCTGCAGGACTTCCTGCGCAGCTTGGATGACTTCCAGGCCTGGCTCGGCCGCACGCAGACCTCCGTGGCCTCTGAAGAAGGGCCGGCCACCCTGCCTGAGGCAGAGGCCCTCCTGGCCCAACATGCAGCCCTGCGGGGAGAGGTAGAGCGGGCCCGGAGCGAGTACAGCCAGCTTCGGGCCGTGGGTGAGGAGGTGACCCGGGACCAGGCCGATCCCCAGTGCCTCTTCCTACGGCAGCGACTCGAAGCGCTGGGAACCGGCTGGGAGGAGCTGGGCCGCATGTGGGAGAGCCGACAAGGCCGTCTTGCCCAGGCCCATGGCTTCCAGGGGTTCCTGCGGGATGCTCGCCAGGCCGAGGGCGTGCTCAGCAGCCAG GAATATGTTTTGTCTCACACGGAGATGCCGGGGACACTCCAGGCTGCTGATGCCGCCATTAAAAAACTGGAAGACTTCATGAGCACCATGGATGCCAACGGTGAGCGGATCCGCGGGCTCCTGGAAGCCGGGCGCCAGCTGGTGTCTGAGGGCAACATCCATGCCGAGAAGATCCAAGAGAAGGCAGACTCCATAGAGAGGAG ACACAGGAAGAATCAAGAAGCAGTGCAGCAGCTTTTGGGCCGTCTTCGGGACAACCGAGAGCGGCAGCGTTTCTTACAAGACTGTCACGAG CTGAAACTCTGGATTGACGAGAAGATGCTGACAGCCCAGGACGTGTCCTACGATGAGGCCCGCAACCTGCACACCAAGTGGCAGAAGCACCAGGCGTTCATGGCCGAGCTGGCCGCCAACAAGGACTGGTTGGACAAGGTGGACAAG GAAGGGCGGGAGCTGACTCTGGAGAAGCCGGAGCTGAAAGCTCTGGTGTGGGAGAAGCTAGACGACCTGCACAGGCGCTGGGACGAGCTGGAGACCACCACCCAGGCCAAAGCCCGCAGCCTCTTTGATGCCAACCGAGCTGAGCTGTTTGCCCAGAGCTGCTCTGCCCTGGAGAGCTGGCTGGAGAGCCTGCAGGCCCAGCTGCACTCCGACGACTATGGCAAGGACCTCACCAGCGTCAACATCCTGCTCAAGAAGCAGCAG ATGCTGGAAAGGGAGATGGCTGTGCGAGAGAAGGAGGTGGAAGCAATCCAGGCACAGGCAAAAGCTCTGGCCCAGGAAGACCAGGGTgcaggggaggtggagaggacCTCGCGGGCTGTGAAGGAGAAGTTCAGGGCCCTGTGCCAGCCCATGAAGGAGCGTTGCCGGCGCCTGCAAGCCTCTCGCGAGCAGCACCAGTTCCACCGGGATGTGGAGGATGAGATC TTGTGGGTGACGGAGCGGCTCCCCGTGGCTAGCTCCATGGAGCATGGCAGGGACCTGCCCAGTGTCCAGCTCCTCATGAAGAAGAACCAG ACCCTGCAGAAGGAGATCCAGGGCCACGAGCCGCGGATCGCGGACCTAACGGAGCGACAGCGCACTCTGGGTGCGGCGGCAGCAGGCCCGGAGCTGGCTGAGCTACAGGAAATGTGGAAGCGCCTGGGCCACGAGTTGGAGCTTCGAGGGAAGCGACTGGAGGAGGCCCTGCGGGCCCAGCAGTTCTACCGCGACGCcgcagaggcagaggcctggaTGGGCGAGCAGGAGTTACACATGATGGGCCAGGAGAAGGCCAAG gacgaGCTGAGTGCCCAGGCAGAGGTGAAGAAGCATCAGGTATTGGAACAAGCCCTGGCCGACTACGCCCAGACCATCCACCAGCTGGCAGCCAGCAGCCAAGACATGATTGATCACGAGCACCCAGAGAG cACGCGCATATCGATCCGCCAAGCCCAGGTGGACAAGCTGTACGCCAGCCTGAAGGAGCTGGCGGGAGAGCGGCGGGAGCGCCTGCACGAGCACCTGCGTCTGTGCCAGCTCCGCCGGGAGCTGGACGACCTGGAGCAGTGGATCCAGGAGCGCGAGGTGGTGGCAGCCTCGCACGAGCTGGGCCAGGACTACGAGCACGTGACT ATGCTCCGGGACAAATTCCGAGAGTTCTCCCGGGACACGAGCACGATCGGCCAGGAGCGCGTGGACAGCGCCAACGCCTTGGCCAACGGGCTCATCGCCGGGGGCCATGCCGCCCGGGCCACGGTGGCTGAGTGGAAGGACGGTCTCAATGAGGCCTGGGCTGACCTGCTCGAGCTGCTGGACACGCGGGGTCAGGTGCTGGCAGCCGCACACGAGCTGCAGCGCTTCCTGCACGGTGCGCGCCAGGCCCTGGCGCGGGTGCAGCACAAGCAGCAGCAGCTTCCAGACGGGACCGGCCGGGACCTCAACGCTGCCGAGGCCCTGCAGCGCCGGCACTGTGCCTTTGAGCACGACATCCAGGCCCTCAGCGCCCAG GCCCAGCAGGTGCAGGATGACGGCCACCGGCTCCAGAAGGCCTACGCCGGAGACAAGGCCGAGGAGATCGGCCGCCACATGCAGGCCGTGGCCGAGGCCTGGGCGCAACTTCAGGGAAGCTCTGCTGCCCGCCGCCAGCTGCTGCTGGACACCACGGACAAGTTCCGCTTCTTCAAGGCTGTCCGGGAGCTGATGCTGTGGATGGACGGAGTGAACCTGCAGATGGATGCCCAGGAGCGGCCCCG GGATGTTTCCTCCGCAGACCTGGTCATCAAGAACCACCAAGGCATCAAGGCGGAGATAGAGGCCAGGGCTGACCGCTTCTCCTCTTGCATCGACATGGGACAGGGGCTGCTCGCCAGGAGCCACTACGCGGCTGAGGAG ATCTCAGAGAAGCTGTCTCAGCTTCAGGCACGGCGCCAGGAGACAGCTGACAAGTGGCAGGAGAAGATGGACTGGCTGCAGCTTG TTTTGGAGGTGCTCGTGTTTGGGAGAGACGCAGGTATGGCGGAGGCCTGGCTGTGCAGCCAGGAGCCGTTGGTGCGAAGTGCTGAGCTGGGTTGCACAGTCGATGAAGTCGAGAGCCTCATCAAGCGGCACGAAGCCTTCCAGAAGTCCGCAGTGGCCTGGGAGGAGCGTTTCAGCGCACTGGAGAAGCTCACGGCG CTGGAGGAGCAGGAGAAGGAGcggaaaagaaagagggaggaagaggaacgGAGGAAACAGCcccctgccccagagcccacagCCAGTGTGCCTGAAGGGGCCCTGCTGGACAGCCAGACAGCTCCCGATGCTACCTGGGACAG AGCCCAGCCCCGCCTGCCAGCATCCTCACAGCCAGCCAGCGTGAACGGCGTCTGCACAGATGCGGAAGCCCCACAG GGGTCTGGTGCTGGGGACGAGGCCAATGGGCCACGGGGAGAGAAGCCGACCCGGACACGGGGCCCGACCCCTCCTATAATGCCCCAGAGCAGGTCATCCGAGTCAGCCCGGGTTGCCACCTTGCCCACCCGCGGCCCGGAGCTCTCTGCCCAAGAACAGATGGAGGGGCTGCTGTGCCGCAAACAGGAGATGGAGGCCTTTGGCAAGAAGGCCGCCAACAG GTCATGGCAGAACGTGTACTGTGTCCTGCGGCGTGGGAGCCTTGGCTTTTACAAGGATGCTAAGGCAGCCAGTGCAGGAGTGCCGTACCACGGAGAAGTGCCTGTCAGCCTGGCCAGAGCCCAGGGCAGCGTTGCCTTTGATTATCGAAAGCGCAAGCATGTCTTCAAGCTGGG CTTACAGGATGGGAAAGAATACTTATTCCAGGCCAAGGATGAG GCAGAGATGAGCTCGTGGTTGAGGGTGGTGAATGCAGCCATTGCCACTGTGTCCTCGGCCTCTGGAGAGCCTGAAGAGCCAGCGGTGCCCACTGCCACCCGGGGCATGACCCGGGCCATGACCATGCCCCCGGTATCACCGGTCGGGGCGGAGGGACCTGTCGTACTTCGCAGCAAGGATGGCAGAGAACGAGAGCGAGAAAAGCGCTTCAGCTTCTTCAAGAAGAACAAGTAG